From Candidatus Neomarinimicrobiota bacterium, the proteins below share one genomic window:
- the rfbB gene encoding dTDP-glucose 4,6-dehydratase produces MQNSKLLITGGSGFIGSNFIRMLLTEKEGYEVYNLDKLTYAGNPENLQDLEADPRYHFIRGDISDETCVKDLFQQETFDGVINFAAESHVDRSIMSAAPFVITNVLGTQILLDAARATGVKRFLQVSTDEVYGSLGKDGYFTETSPLKPNSPYSASKTAADLLVRAAWKTHEYPTLITRCSNNYGPYQFPEKLIPLMIANALEDKPLPVYGDGKNIRDWLHVKDHCEALLCVYEKGKPGEIYNIGGNNEWQNIDIVREILLILGKPESLITYVKDRPGHDRRYAIDATKIKNELGWTPSYTFEKGLEETVHWYVNFRNWWERVRSGEYLNYYEKQYSSR; encoded by the coding sequence ATGCAGAACTCTAAACTTTTAATCACCGGCGGGTCGGGATTTATCGGCAGTAATTTTATCCGGATGCTTCTCACGGAAAAAGAGGGGTATGAGGTCTATAACCTGGATAAACTCACCTATGCCGGAAATCCGGAAAATCTTCAGGATCTGGAAGCCGATCCCCGGTATCATTTTATTCGTGGGGATATCAGTGATGAAACATGTGTGAAAGATTTGTTTCAGCAGGAAACCTTTGACGGGGTCATCAACTTTGCGGCAGAATCCCACGTGGATCGCTCCATTATGAGTGCCGCACCCTTTGTAATAACCAATGTGTTGGGAACACAGATCCTTTTGGATGCCGCCCGGGCAACGGGGGTGAAACGCTTTTTACAGGTATCCACCGATGAGGTGTACGGTTCCCTGGGAAAGGACGGTTATTTCACGGAAACATCACCTCTAAAACCCAACTCCCCCTATTCTGCCAGCAAAACCGCCGCCGATCTTCTGGTCCGCGCCGCCTGGAAAACCCATGAATATCCCACTTTGATAACCCGGTGCTCCAATAACTACGGTCCCTACCAGTTTCCGGAAAAACTCATCCCCCTCATGATTGCCAATGCCCTGGAGGATAAACCCCTGCCGGTATATGGGGACGGGAAAAACATCCGGGACTGGCTCCATGTAAAGGATCACTGTGAAGCCCTCCTCTGCGTGTATGAAAAGGGTAAACCGGGCGAAATCTACAATATCGGCGGGAATAACGAATGGCAGAACATTGATATTGTCCGGGAAATCCTTCTGATTTTGGGAAAACCCGAATCGCTTATCACCTATGTAAAAGACCGCCCCGGCCACGACCGGCGCTATGCCATTGATGCCACAAAGATTAAAAATGAACTGGGTTGGACACCCTCCTATACCTTTGAAAAGGGACTTGAAGAAACTGTCCATTGGTACGTAAATTTCAGGAATTGGTGGGAACGGGTCCGCAGTGGCGAGTATCTGAACTACTATGAAAAACAGTACAGCAGCCGGTAG
- the rfbC gene encoding dTDP-4-dehydrorhamnose 3,5-epimerase, producing the protein MPFTFEKTKLPGVVVCKPRIFADDRGYFFESWNLRDFAEGGIHETFVQDNQSASVKNTIRGLHYQAKPFQQAKLVRVLSGAILDCAVDLRPHSPTFKQSLLYELTDEKGISLFIPEGFAHGFRVLSDKAVVLYKASAFYAPEYDRGIAWNDPDLHIDWGIESPILSEKDKNQPRLRNIDHAEL; encoded by the coding sequence ATGCCCTTTACATTTGAAAAAACAAAACTTCCCGGAGTTGTCGTGTGCAAACCCCGAATCTTTGCCGATGACCGGGGATATTTTTTTGAATCCTGGAATCTTCGGGATTTTGCCGAAGGCGGGATTCATGAAACCTTCGTTCAGGATAATCAGTCCGCCTCGGTGAAAAATACCATCCGCGGACTCCATTACCAGGCCAAACCCTTTCAGCAGGCAAAACTGGTGCGGGTTCTTTCCGGTGCGATTCTGGATTGCGCCGTGGATCTCCGGCCCCATTCCCCCACATTCAAACAGTCCCTTCTCTATGAATTGACAGATGAAAAAGGGATCTCCCTCTTTATTCCTGAAGGATTTGCCCATGGTTTCCGGGTGTTAAGCGATAAAGCTGTGGTACTTTACAAAGCTTCTGCATTTTACGCACCGGAATACGACCGGGGGATTGCCTGGAACGATCCGGATTTGCATATTGACTGGGGAATTGAATCTCCCATTCTATCTGAGAAAGATAAAAATCAACCACGTTTAAGGAATATTGATCATGCAGAACTCTAA
- a CDS encoding UDP-glucose/GDP-mannose dehydrogenase family protein has translation MKRICVVGTGYVGLVSGTGLADFGNHVVCVDIDKDKIELLKKGKIPIYEPGLKEVVDRNVKAGRLRFSTDIDKAIRDSEVVFSAVGTPPGEGGEADLRAVWAVATVFAKNLDGYKVFVNKSTVPVGTGRKVYELIRELAGRDASFDVVSNPEFLREGSAVGDFLHPDRVVIGSSNPKATEIMKDVYKALYLRKTPYVETNIESAELIKYASNAFLATKITFINEIANLCDKVGADVHVVAEAMGQDGRISPKFLHPGPGYGGSCFPKDTMALVEIFKEVGIKTKVVEAVVEANEHQKALVVDRLKELIPDLKGKVIAILGLSFKPNTDDTRFSPSKVVIPLLEKEGARVQCYDPVATKDFKRDFPDLDYKKSAYDACQGADAVILMTEWNEFRGLDLEEIKKLLKSPVFLDTRNVYDPADMRERGFIYGSVGRAHIR, from the coding sequence GTGAAGCGAATCTGTGTAGTTGGAACGGGGTATGTGGGACTCGTATCGGGAACGGGACTGGCGGATTTTGGAAATCATGTGGTCTGTGTGGATATTGATAAGGATAAGATTGAACTCCTGAAAAAAGGGAAAATTCCAATTTACGAACCGGGTTTGAAAGAGGTAGTAGACCGGAATGTAAAGGCGGGCAGGCTCCGTTTTTCCACGGATATTGATAAAGCCATCCGGGATTCGGAAGTGGTTTTTTCTGCCGTAGGAACACCTCCCGGGGAAGGCGGCGAAGCGGATTTGAGGGCAGTATGGGCTGTGGCGACTGTTTTTGCCAAAAATCTCGATGGTTATAAAGTCTTTGTGAATAAATCCACGGTCCCCGTGGGCACGGGCCGGAAGGTATATGAACTGATTCGTGAACTGGCAGGACGGGATGCTTCATTTGATGTGGTTTCCAATCCGGAATTTTTACGGGAAGGATCCGCCGTCGGCGATTTTCTCCATCCGGACCGGGTGGTCATCGGAAGCAGCAATCCCAAAGCTACGGAAATCATGAAGGATGTTTACAAAGCCCTTTATTTGCGGAAAACCCCCTATGTAGAAACCAATATTGAATCGGCTGAATTAATCAAATATGCCTCCAATGCTTTTCTTGCCACAAAAATTACATTTATCAATGAAATAGCGAACTTATGCGACAAGGTGGGAGCCGACGTGCATGTGGTGGCGGAAGCCATGGGACAGGATGGACGGATCAGCCCCAAATTTCTCCATCCGGGTCCCGGTTATGGCGGAAGCTGTTTCCCCAAAGATACCATGGCCCTGGTGGAAATTTTTAAAGAAGTGGGGATCAAAACAAAAGTGGTGGAAGCGGTGGTGGAAGCCAATGAACATCAGAAAGCTTTGGTGGTGGACCGGTTGAAAGAGCTCATACCGGATTTGAAGGGGAAAGTGATTGCCATACTCGGGCTCTCTTTCAAGCCCAACACCGACGATACCCGCTTTTCTCCCTCCAAGGTGGTCATTCCCCTGCTGGAAAAAGAGGGTGCCCGGGTTCAGTGTTATGATCCTGTAGCCACAAAGGATTTCAAACGGGATTTCCCCGATCTGGATTATAAAAAGAGTGCCTACGATGCCTGTCAAGGCGCCGATGCCGTGATCCTCATGACGGAATGGAATGAATTCCGCGGACTGGATCTGGAAGAGATAAAAAAATTGTTGAAATCCCCTGTTTTTCTCGATACCCGGAATGTCTATGATCCGGCGGATATGCGGGAAAGAGGTTTTATATACGGCTCTGTGGGCCGGGCCCATATCCGGTAA